A DNA window from Schistocerca gregaria isolate iqSchGreg1 chromosome 2, iqSchGreg1.2, whole genome shotgun sequence contains the following coding sequences:
- the LOC126335510 gene encoding uncharacterized protein LOC126335510, with protein MGTCYTSEIPRFRIISPVLYAAWIAIGLAPMEREIRYDTFRVRLMLCQGRKSVLRSTIWLLITALLIAMLSYINDNWNFREWDLALVAYMFQKWMGRTSLLLTYWICATTGLRHLRSFIRALRFADHCLSENDVQYWKKALGNIVLVIYCVIMSSILVSAQKRYREIYSRLILIVVVFFKTLVTLQFVFLVLELRERFRSVNASLRELLPPLSVPELRAVFGEDFWGVSPRAASGRLRQLREAYVVLTHAAETLQQHCGPPLALNIACCVGAATFYAYGMLSSAGRQLSPYQWAGTTALWLANHSFRLVAMSLACAAAADAAADTGPLLLRASAVCDWRDPELDAFMQLTLRGPPLCFTAAGLVVVDRRLLVSALAVVVSYLVVLGQQ; from the coding sequence ATGGGGACGTGCTACACGAGCGAGATTCCACGTTTTCGCATTATTTCTCCAGTGTTATATGCAGCTTGGATTGCTATTGGATTAGCACCAATGGAAAGAGAAATAAGATACGACACCTTCAGAGTTAGACTAATGTTGTGCCAAGGGAGGAAGTCTGTATTACGTTCGACCATATGGCTCTTAATTACTGCACTTCTGATAGCAATGTTGAGCTACATTAACGATAATTGGAACTTCCGTGAATGGGATCTCGCGTTGGTGGCTTATATGTTTCAGAAGTGGATGGGAAGAACAAGTCTGTTGCTTACATACTGGATTTGCGCTACAACTGGACTTCGACATCTCCGGTCTTTCATAAGGGCTTTGAGATTCGCAGATCACTGTCTAAGTGAAAACGATGTACAATATTGGAAGAAGGCGCTGGGCAATATCGTCCTCGTGATCTACTGTGTAATAATGAGCAGCATTCTTGTTTCAGCACAAAAACGTTATCGTGAAATTTATTCAAGGTTGATTCTCATTGTCGTGGTTTTCTTCAAGACACTGGTAACCCTGCAGTTCGTCTTTCTGGTTCTGGAACTGCGGGAGAGATTCCGCAGTGTTAACGCCAGTCTACGGGAGTTGCTGCCACCTCTCAGCGTTCCCGAGCTTCGCGCAGTGTTTGGAGAGGATTTTTGGGGTGTGTCACCACGGGCAGCCTCTGGGAGGCTGCGCCAGCTGAGGGAGGCGTACGTCGTGCTGACCCACGCAGCAGAGACCCTGCAGCAGCACTGTGGCCCACCGCTAGCCCTGAACATCGCCTGCTGTGTGGGTGCTGCCACTTTCTACGCCTACGGAATGCTCAGCTCGGCGGGAAGGCAGCTGTCACCCTACCAGTGGGCTGGCACGACTGCGCTGTGGCTGGCCAACCACTCTTTCCGGCTGGTGGCGATGTCGCTGGCGTGTGCGGCGGCTGCGGACGCAGCAGCCGACACTGGGCCACTGCTGCTCAGGGCGTCCGCTGTCTGCGACTGGCGCGATCCAGAGCTGGACGCCTTCATGCAGCTCACCCTGAGAGGACCACCACTGTGCTTCACGGCCGCTGGACTGGTCGTCGTAGACAGGCGCCTTTTGGTGTCTGCACTCGCTGTGGTCGTTTCCTACCTGGTCGTCCTGGGGCAGCAGTGA